The following are encoded together in the Candidatus Bandiella woodruffii genome:
- a CDS encoding IS1 family transposase, giving the protein MNIASNKENRDMNTECKKCSSSKYVKNGNIRGMQRYKCKECGCNFTNTKLRGCSPEMKALAVLLYSMEKSSFRWLGKLFKVAHTSVYKWIILYAKKIPRPTVPEELREVEIDEMWHFVDSKKNKLWIWKAYSRELKRVVAWVVGKRNVTTFRKLWKIRECS; this is encoded by the coding sequence ATGAATATAGCGAGCAACAAAGAAAATAGAGATATGAATACAGAGTGTAAAAAATGCAGTAGCAGTAAATACGTTAAGAATGGTAATATTAGGGGTATGCAAAGGTATAAATGCAAAGAGTGTGGATGTAATTTTACAAACACTAAATTAAGAGGCTGTTCGCCAGAGATGAAGGCTCTGGCAGTGTTATTGTACAGCATGGAAAAAAGTAGCTTTAGATGGCTAGGGAAATTATTTAAAGTAGCTCATACTAGCGTATATAAGTGGATAATACTGTATGCTAAAAAGATACCAAGACCAACAGTGCCGGAAGAATTGAGAGAAGTTGAAATAGATGAGATGTGGCATTTTGTAGATTCAAAAAAAAACAAATTATGGATATGGAAAGCCTATAGTAGGGAGCTCAAGAGAGTTGTTGCCTGGGTGGTTGGTAAGCGTAACGTTACAACCTTTAGAAAATTGTGGAAAATCAGGGAGTGTTCATAA